Genomic window (Triticum urartu cultivar G1812 unplaced genomic scaffold, Tu2.1 TuUngrouped_contig_6425, whole genome shotgun sequence):
TCCGGGCGCCGTCGCGGGGCACGAAGAAGTACCACTCGCGCTCGCTGGCGATGGCGGCCAGGCCCGGGAGGTCCCAGGGGTCGTGCCGGTACAGGTGCACCGTGGGGATGATGTCGAACGGCGCCCTGAGCTGCTGCTGCTTGTTGTTTCGGGTGACGTGGTGCTTGAGGTAGAActccagcagctcctcctccGTGGGGTGGAAGCGGAACCCCGGCAGCTCCAGCGACGGCGCCGCCGCTGCTCCTCGCCGCTCCATCTCGATCAGATCAGCTAGCTAGCTTGAGTAGATTCCAGACTGGTAAGCAGTGGTGTTGGTTGTTGGAtgaatatgttgggagagcaGAGGATGCTTGCCGCATATATAGGCCGGCGGCGAAGCTCAAGAGGGAAACGGGGTCTCCATCTGTCCAAATTCCAAGTCTTCGCACGACTTTTACTGGCCAAACTGCAGACAGTGAGTGAGTGTGAGTGTGTGTGTGGACTTGGAATTCTTAATTGGTAAGTAATTTGTGTTGATTAATTGACTGGGGATTAAATTTCGGATAGCTACAAGGTGTGAGTGTGATCTCTCTGTATGTGATTAGTTAACTGCCAACTTGGGTAATAGTGATTTGTTTAGTGGTGAAAAGCTATGAATCAATGGTCTGCATCTACACTGTTGTGGATGTACCTTCTAGTACTTCCTGTGTGATCGCATCTCAAGTTGATGATGTATAAGGCTTTACAAAAGGGATTAATTAAGAAAGGAAATTGGTAGGAAGTTATGTTCGTGTGTAGTGGTTCCCTGTTAAAATCCACTAAGTTGTACTACATCATGAAGTTTCCCCTTGGCCAATCCAAGTTAGTGGGAGAATCATGATTGGTCAACCACTAGAGAGTAATCAGCAGAGTAAATTTTGACTTTGAATCAGAAATTTGCGGTATTTTTATTTTCGAACATTGCGCAACATTTTAGCTTCATAAGAAAAACTGACCACAAAAAAGGCTAATGCATGGCAAGTTGTCATAGAAATATAGCAAAGATTGGGCTCAATGTCAATTTTCATTCCATGCAAAGTAGATCATAGGAATTGAATTTGTTTTTTTATCCTAGTACAAATCAAACAAGGTCTATGTATAGAAATAGATCTAAAGAATGTAATCCTCCAATATTCTTATTTTATTCACATtcacccttgatggtgaggatTTTCATTTTGAGAAACACACCACAAACGTATAAATCCACATACACGCACGCACAGTCACCCAATAAACACACGCATGTACACTCTCTCATGTGAGCACCTAGAGACTGAGCTAGCAGGCCCGCCACAAATGTCGTCAAAAAGCCTGGAATAAATTTAGAAAAATGCGACCACTCGTGTCAAGTCCAGGACCTAAACCCAGGTATGCACATTCCACCAAAAGGAACCTAGGAATCTCAGTTTGCTTAATGGTGATGATTAAAAGGATAAATAGAAAGGAAACTAAGTAGAAGGTATAGGTTGTGTTTTGCGTAGTGCTCCCCTGTTGATGCCCTCTATGCTAGCCTTTCAGGTGGATTATGGCATTATGCCAAAAAAGAAGGGGGTAGTCCTGTTCTTTTAACCAGTTCTTTTTGTCTATTTTCCTCCGGCTAGACAACCTGTGTTTCTGTGTGTTTGTGACTTATTTTTGTACTGTAATAATGAAACAAGTTTCGCAGCCCCCCTGACAGCAACCATCATAAGTTTGTGATTAATTATGGAAAATAGGTATGTGTACGGAGCAGCATCATTTAACAGAGTTTTGCAGGAGCCGCCTTGACAGCTCAAGGTCGTGGAAGAATCTAGAAATCAATCAAGCGTTGCAGAATACTTAAATTTGCCTGCTATGTTTGTAATTAAATAATAgacagttttgctaaagcacatctaagtcatatgtTATTGATCTTATATTGAGATTCGTGTGAAtatatttttttctcttttttttctcttttatACTTGATTCACTCATTTAGATGTGTAATAACTATAGctcatctagatgtgccctagacacaccCTTCGTATAGTCACCATtccaaataaaaatcaggtgagTGTGTGATTGGATAATTAGAAGATTAGCGCAGCTAATCCGATTGGGCTAACGTCGCTCTCAAGAGGCATGAGGGGCCACTTGtaaagtactccctctgtaaactaatataagagcgtttagatcactaaagtagtaatctaaacactcttatattagtttacggagggagtactatttatATAGGAGTAGTATATCCTGAGAAGCCACTCTTGACCCTAGGTCAATCCTTTCGCAGCCATACTTCTTTATGAAAAGGATGCGGCTAAGCAAAGATAAATAAGCTGTTGAACACAAATCTTTGACCTGTTTTATCTTGAACT
Coding sequences:
- the LOC125530596 gene encoding NAC domain-containing protein 22-like produces the protein MERRGAAAAPSLELPGFRFHPTEEELLEFYLKHHVTRNNKQQQLRAPFDIIPTVHLYRHDPWDLPGLAAIASEREWYFFVPRDGA